The Mangifera indica cultivar Alphonso chromosome 12, CATAS_Mindica_2.1, whole genome shotgun sequence DNA window GCAACCGGCGCCATGTACGACCAGAAGCCCTCTAATATCCCTGCTGGTTCTTCTGTTTACACGACTTCACAAGGGTTTGATGCTGGAAACCTCAACTTTACCGACTGCTTAAATGGATTGGTGGATTATAATTCTCTGGAAAAGGCCTTCGGCATGTCACCTTCTTCCTCTGAGGTGTTTTCTTCCATTGAGGGTAATCAGAAAGTGGTTGGTACAGATGACTTGGGTGAAAACATGGCGACCCCAAATTCttccatctcttcttcttcctcagaGGCTGGTGCAGAAGAAGATTCCGGCAAGAGTAAGAAAGATACGCCACCAAAAGGGTCCGACGACGGAGGAGAAACCCCTAAGAAAATGTAAGTTTCTTGTCTATGGCTCTCTTATATAACAATCCCTAGTATGATTTAATTTTCTCGGTGTAACTTTGATTCAGTTTTGATGAcagaagcaaagaaaagaagcaaaaggaagaaaagaggCAAAAGGAGCCGCGAGTTGCGTTCATGACAAAGAGCGAAGTTGATAATCTTGAAGATGGGTATAGATGGAGAAAATATGGACAAAAAGCCGTCAAAAATAGTGCTTATCCAAGGTTAATTTGTCAACTTTACATGTTAAAATATGTACTCAGACAGTGCTTAGTCAGAAATTTTGATTCTAATTTTGATATCGGAGaccatttttcctttaaatgCAGAAGCTATTATAGGTGCACTACTCAGAAATGCACAGTCAAGAAACGTGTGGAGCGGTCATTTCAAGATCCATCCATTGTGATCACAACGTATGAAGGCCAACACAATCACCCCATCCCAACGACGCTGAGAGGCAACGCCGCGGGAATGTTCCAGCCCTCTATGTTACCGCCGACGCCGATCGACCTGTCTGGTGCCTACGCTCATCATGAATGGCTCGGGGGTTACTTGCCTGGTGCAGGCAATACGCAGATATACCCACAGAATAATGTTAACGTCTCTTTTGAGCAGTACCATCAACAGCAGCTTCCTGATTACGGGCTCCTGCAGGACGTAGTTCCTTCTATGTTTCTCAAAAGAGAGCCATGAATCCGCTAGCTTCCCCTCTCATTGTAAATATTCTTactactatatatatatatatatcttggAAGTGAGATTGTAGCCATTGATTGGGAATTAGAGTTAATTTGCTTGCAGTGCCTCTTTGCTCTCGAAGGTTAGAAAATGCTTTATGTTGTTGGCATGGCGGTCAGAAACAACATCTAAGAGCAGGAAATGCAGGTATTTTTGACTGGCTTTTGTACGTTTTTTCATACCATTTAAGTTGTCCAAACTTTCAACTATGTCGGCTGAGATGAAATTGCAATTTGAGTCACaatgtcatatttattatatttgctaTGTTGTCTGATAAAGTAGCTAAACCCTTCAGATTCCTGGTCCCAATTCACAGTGAGAACACTCAGAGCAGGTACCAGAAGAACTGGCCTTGGCCTCAACCCTTTTCTTGAACAGAATTTTGATTTGTAGGGCCGAAAATGTAATAACCATAGCATATACTTAAACAAATTAGGTTAATCAGATTAAGATTTTACCATTTATGTGTTTTTATGGTAAGAGTATTCAAAACTAGTTAACTAAACtggtttattaatattttgagttaaattgaattttcagtttaaaaagaattatgaatCAAAGTTGAatcgatttaaagattaacagattttgaattgaatcaaaaatatcaattaactgaACCAAATTTCGGTTAACTggtttttgaatcaaattttaaagaattatcatattttattattttttctaattttttttgaaaatatgtttaatattttactcaACTTTTTAAAAACCGGTTATGAAAATTAGACAAATCGATAACCAAAtcaaaaaaatcagtttttctatatttttaaactgGTATCTAAGTTggtttttcaaataatctatttttcgATTAAAAAATTGGTTCGGTTTAGTTAtgagataattttgaacacctctGATTACAaggttaaactattttttagcCATACTTATAGAAACATACCCAAAAAAACATTAAGTATATGAATTATGgttaaaatattcaattgcCAATG harbors:
- the LOC123193462 gene encoding WRKY transcription factor 28-like isoform X1, which translates into the protein MSDESRDLYYRSFFHDDQHNLYATGAMYDQKPSNIPAGSSVYTTSQGFDAGNLNFTDCLNGLVDYNSLEKAFGMSPSSSEVFSSIEGNQKVVGTDDLGENMATPNSSISSSSSEAGAEEDSGKSKKDTPPKGSDDGGETPKKIFDDRSKEKKQKEEKRQKEPRVAFMTKSEVDNLEDGYRWRKYGQKAVKNSAYPRSYYRCTTQKCTVKKRVERSFQDPSIVITTYEGQHNHPIPTTLRGNAAGMFQPSMLPPTPIDLSGAYAHHEWLGGYLPGAGNTQIYPQNNVNVSFEQYHQQQLPDYGLLQDVVPSMFLKREP
- the LOC123193462 gene encoding WRKY transcription factor 28-like isoform X3: MSDESRDLYYRSFFHDDQHNLYATGAMYDQKPSNIPAGSSVYTTSQGFDAGNLNFTDCLNGLVDYNSLEKAFGMSPSSSEVFSSIEGNQKVVGTDDLGENMATPNSSISSSSSEAGAEEDSGKSKKDTPPKGSDDGGETPKKISKEKKQKEEKRQKEPRVAFMTKSEVDNLEDGYRWRKYGQKAVKNSAYPRSYYRCTTQKCTVKKRVERSFQDPSIVITTYEGQHNHPIPTTLRGNAAGMFQPSMLPPTPIDLSGAYAHHEWLGGYLPGAGNTQIYPQNNVNVSFEQYHQQQLPDYGLLQDVVPSMFLKREP
- the LOC123193462 gene encoding WRKY transcription factor 28-like isoform X2; the encoded protein is MSDESRDLYYRSFFHDDQHNLYATGAMYDQKPSNIPAGSSVYTTSQGFDAGNLNFTDCLNGLVDYNSLEKAFGMSPSSSEVFSSIEGNQKVVGTDDLGENMATPNSSISSSSSEAGAEEDSGKSKKDTPPKGSDDGGETPKKIFDDRSKEKKQKEEKRQKEPRVAFMTKSEVDNLEDGYRWRKYGQKAVKNSAYPSYYRCTTQKCTVKKRVERSFQDPSIVITTYEGQHNHPIPTTLRGNAAGMFQPSMLPPTPIDLSGAYAHHEWLGGYLPGAGNTQIYPQNNVNVSFEQYHQQQLPDYGLLQDVVPSMFLKREP